One region of Palaemon carinicauda isolate YSFRI2023 chromosome 40, ASM3689809v2, whole genome shotgun sequence genomic DNA includes:
- the LOC137631977 gene encoding uncharacterized protein: MSRLGIFTTLVALELLTCNLQYSYKTVAESCKYRKVPVSKSVVMFQSDRFRKYEEERVDVLIPKTACGNKCCAREWCKLWCFDFSDNICIFSNIIITPSYEEMNENNVLSCYTTPIRDVVDSNTTFSLVPFPGHEGRNGVRLTDGIYKYKSLDECLLSKGPNAWFMADLGMMQTFSKIRFVSQWNHNALHLNNVTIRIGSSLNPLSNKVFGFYSGPAAEDEEIIVASDEPVTARVISFQKADEEFLQICHFQVY; this comes from the coding sequence ATGAGTCGGCTTGGAATCTTCACGACATTAGTTGCTTTAGAATTATTGACCTGTAATTTACAATACAGTTACAAGACCGTGGCCGAAAGTTGCAAATACAGAAAGGTGCCTGTTTCAAAGTCTGTTGTCATGTTCCAAAGCGATCGATTTCGTAAATACGAAGAGGAAAGGGTTGATGTCTTAATTCCCAAAACTGCTTGTGGCAATAAATGCTGCGCACGAGAATGGTGTAAGTTGTGGTGTTTCGACTTCTCGGACAACATTTGTATCTTCTCCAACATCATCATTACACCGTCCTACGAAGAAATGAACGAGAATAATGTACTCTCTTGCTACACGACGCCCATTCGAGATGTGGTGGATTCTAATACGACATTTTCTCTCGTTCCATTTCCGGGCCACGAAGGAAGGAATGGTGTCCGTTTAACAGATGGTATCTACAAGTACAAATCCTTGGATGAATGCCTCCTTAGCAAGGGGCCAAATGCGTGGTTCATGGCTGATCTTGGAATGATGCAAACATTTTCGAAAATAAGGTTTGTGTCTCAATGGAACCATAATGCTCTTCACTTGAACAATGTCACAATTCGAATTGGATCCTCTTTGAACCCACTATCAAATAAGGTGTTTGGATTCTACTCTGGACCAGCTGCAGAGGACGAAGAGATCATCGTTGCATCTGACGAACCTGTGACTGCAAGAGTTATCTCATTCCAAAAGGCTGACGAGGAGTTCCTTCAGATTTGTCATTTCCAAGTGTACTGA